A window of Thermodesulfobacteriota bacterium contains these coding sequences:
- the rpsG gene encoding 30S ribosomal protein S7 — MSRRKEVDRRALAPDPKFSSVLVSKFINGLMERGKKSLAQRIFYDAMEVVAAKVSDNPPQAVFEKAMDRVRPKIEVKSRRVGGATYQVPVEVRAERRNALAIRWLIAFAQKRPGQRMADRLAGELIDAYNNRGAAVKKREDTHKMAEANKAFAHYRW; from the coding sequence ATGTCCCGCAGAAAAGAAGTGGATCGTCGGGCCCTGGCGCCCGACCCCAAGTTCTCCAGCGTGTTGGTGTCCAAGTTCATCAATGGCCTCATGGAGCGGGGCAAGAAGAGCCTGGCTCAGCGCATCTTCTACGATGCCATGGAGGTGGTGGCAGCGAAGGTCAGCGACAACCCACCGCAGGCCGTATTTGAGAAGGCCATGGACCGAGTGAGACCGAAGATCGAGGTCAAATCGCGGCGGGTGGGCGGCGCCACTTACCAGGTGCCGGTGGAGGTGCGGGCCGAGCGCCGCAACGCCCTGGCCATTCGGTGGCTTATCGCCTTCGCCCAGAAGCGACCTGGCCAAAGGATGGCGGATCGGCTCGCCGGCGAGCTGATTGACGCCTACAACAACCGGGGCGCCGCAGTGAAGAAGCGGGAAGATACGCACAAGATGGCTGAGGCCAACAAGGCCTTCGCGCATTACCGCTGGTAG
- the rpsL gene encoding 30S ribosomal protein S12, producing MPTINQLVRHGRQKIANRTTTPALKGSPQKRGVCVRVYTTTPKKPNSALRKVARVRLTNGIEVTSYIPGVGHNLQEHSVVLIRGGRVKDLPGVRYHIIRGTLDSLGVADRRQGRSKYGAKRPK from the coding sequence ATGCCAACCATCAACCAGCTGGTCAGACACGGACGCCAGAAGATCGCCAACCGGACGACCACTCCGGCCCTCAAAGGCTCGCCGCAAAAGCGGGGGGTTTGCGTGCGCGTCTACACCACCACACCGAAGAAACCGAACTCGGCGCTCCGTAAGGTGGCCAGGGTTCGTCTCACCAATGGTATCGAGGTGACGTCTTACATCCCTGGCGTGGGCCACAACCTCCAGGAGCACTCGGTAGTTCTGATCCGCGGTGGCCGTGTCAAGGACCTGCCAGGTGTCCGCTACCACATCATCCGAGGCACCCTCGACTCCCTGGGCGTGGCTGACCGGCGTCAGGGGCGGTCCAAGTACGGTGCCAAACGGCCCAAGTAG
- the rpoC gene encoding DNA-directed RNA polymerase subunit beta', with amino-acid sequence MEDLFSYFAKPKAPVSYRQVRISIASPEKIRDWSHGEVKKPETINYRTFKPERDGLFCAKIFGPVKDYECNCGKYKRMKHRGVVCEKCGVEVIQSKVRRERLGHIELAAPVAHIWFLKSLPSKIGSLLDMTLKELEKVLYFESYVVTASDNPALAVGTLLTEDKLRTSREELGATFKISIGAAAIKEMLMSLDLDRLSVSLRAEMKKTSSDTKLKKLGKRLKVVEAFRDSGNRPEWMILEVIPVLPPDLRPLVPLEGGRFATSDLNDLYRRVINRNNRLKRLIELDAPDIIIRNEKRMLQEAVDVLFDNGRRGKVITGPNKRPLKSLSDMLKGKQGRFRQNLLGKRVDYSGRTVIVVGPHLRLHQCGLPKKMALELFKPFIYNRLEQRGLVNTIKSARKLVEKESSEVWDVLEEVVREYPVILNRAPTLHRLGMQAFEPLLIEGKAIQLHPLVCMAFNADFDGDQMAVHVPLSVEAQVEARVLMMSTNNILSPANGEPVIIPTQDIVLGIYYLTRERALARGEGKVFSSREEVRIAYDGGAVHLQARIKVRMNGELVETTVGRVLLSEILPEAVPFTEINKVMKKKELARLIDYAYRHAGTKETVILADRLKDIGYEHATRAGVSISINDMIIPVNKEEILGKAETEVLDVERQYADGLITSGEKYNKVVDIWSKATDEVAKEMMTEMAVDFVRNRSNELVETPSFNPIFIMADSGARGSKDQIRQLAGMRGLMAKPSGAIIESPIKANFREGLSVLEYFISTHGARKGLADTALKTANSGYLTRRLVDVAQDSTIIEDDCGTLNGIVMEPLIEGGEIIQPVGDRILGRVALEDVVDPFTGKVLVHTNEQITEDAVRAIDEAGIDRILIRSVLTCRSKRGVCVKCYGRDLGRGHMVNIGEAIGIIAAQSIGEPGTQLTMRTFHIGGTASRRVEQAEVRTRHGGVVKYVNIHFVRNLLGKMVVMNRNGEISLLGPHGRERERYPLNYGAQLLVEDGSSVEPNTLLADWDPYTIPIVCEVGGRVKYGDVLEGVTMQEKVDPVTGKSSKVIIEARGAAAGQLNPRISLKDDGGRTVRIAEGMLMARYPLPVGAIISVNEGEPVEPGTVIAKIPRETTKTKDITGGLPRVAELFEVRKPKEHAVITDIDGRVSFGKDVKGKKRVIITPEIGEAREYLIPKGKHVSVHEGDYVKAGEALIDGSPNPIDILRVLGVKELAKFLVNGIQEVYRLQGVKINDKHIEVIVRQMLRRVQITRVGDSGFMLGEQVEWWRFEEENETILQAGGRPAEAEPLLLGVTKASLSTDSFISAASFQETTKVLTNAAVAGKMDTLEGLKENVIMGRLIPAGTGVERYRIAEG; translated from the coding sequence GTGGAAGATCTTTTCAGCTATTTTGCCAAGCCGAAGGCGCCGGTCTCGTACCGCCAGGTTCGTATTTCCATCGCCTCGCCGGAGAAGATCCGGGACTGGTCCCACGGCGAGGTCAAGAAGCCTGAGACCATCAACTACCGGACCTTCAAGCCGGAGCGGGATGGCCTGTTTTGCGCCAAGATCTTTGGGCCGGTCAAGGACTACGAGTGCAACTGCGGCAAGTACAAGCGCATGAAGCACCGGGGAGTGGTTTGCGAGAAGTGCGGGGTGGAGGTGATCCAGTCCAAGGTCCGGCGGGAACGCTTGGGCCACATTGAGCTGGCTGCCCCAGTGGCCCACATCTGGTTTCTGAAGAGCCTGCCCAGCAAGATCGGCTCCCTGCTGGACATGACCTTGAAGGAGCTGGAAAAGGTGCTCTATTTCGAGTCCTACGTGGTCACGGCGTCGGACAATCCGGCACTGGCAGTGGGCACGCTCCTCACCGAGGACAAGCTGCGGACCAGCCGGGAGGAGCTCGGGGCCACTTTCAAGATCAGTATTGGTGCCGCGGCCATCAAGGAGATGCTCATGTCGTTGGATCTGGACAGGCTCTCCGTCAGTCTGCGGGCTGAGATGAAGAAGACCAGCTCCGACACCAAGCTCAAGAAGCTGGGCAAGCGCTTGAAGGTGGTGGAGGCTTTCCGGGATTCAGGAAATCGGCCTGAGTGGATGATCCTGGAGGTCATCCCGGTGCTGCCGCCGGACTTGCGGCCCCTGGTGCCCCTGGAGGGCGGCCGCTTCGCCACGTCTGACCTCAACGATCTCTATCGTCGAGTCATCAACCGCAATAACCGGCTGAAGAGGCTCATCGAGCTGGACGCCCCGGATATCATCATCCGCAACGAGAAGCGGATGCTGCAAGAGGCGGTGGACGTTCTTTTTGACAATGGCCGCCGGGGTAAGGTGATCACCGGCCCCAACAAACGGCCGCTGAAGTCCCTGTCCGACATGCTCAAGGGCAAACAGGGCCGCTTCCGCCAGAACCTCCTGGGCAAGCGGGTGGATTACTCGGGACGAACCGTCATCGTGGTCGGTCCCCACCTGCGGCTCCATCAGTGCGGTCTGCCCAAGAAGATGGCCCTGGAGCTGTTCAAGCCTTTCATCTACAACCGCTTGGAACAGCGAGGCCTGGTCAATACCATCAAGAGCGCCCGCAAGCTGGTCGAAAAGGAGAGCTCCGAGGTGTGGGACGTGCTGGAGGAGGTGGTGCGGGAATATCCGGTGATCCTTAACCGCGCCCCCACCCTCCACCGTCTCGGCATGCAGGCCTTTGAGCCCCTGCTCATCGAGGGCAAGGCCATCCAGCTTCACCCGCTGGTCTGTATGGCCTTCAACGCCGACTTCGACGGCGACCAGATGGCCGTGCATGTGCCTCTGTCCGTGGAGGCGCAGGTGGAGGCGCGGGTGCTCATGATGAGCACCAACAACATTCTGTCTCCGGCCAATGGCGAGCCGGTGATCATCCCCACCCAGGACATCGTCCTCGGCATCTACTACCTGACGCGGGAGCGTGCCCTGGCCCGGGGCGAAGGCAAGGTATTCAGCTCCCGGGAAGAGGTGCGCATCGCCTATGATGGTGGCGCGGTCCACCTGCAGGCCCGGATCAAGGTGCGGATGAACGGCGAGCTGGTGGAGACCACGGTCGGCCGCGTGCTCCTGTCGGAGATCCTGCCGGAGGCGGTGCCCTTTACCGAGATCAACAAGGTGATGAAGAAGAAGGAGCTGGCGCGGCTCATCGATTATGCCTACCGCCATGCCGGCACCAAGGAGACGGTGATTCTCGCCGACCGGCTCAAGGACATCGGCTACGAGCACGCCACCCGGGCGGGCGTGTCCATCTCCATCAATGACATGATTATCCCGGTGAACAAGGAGGAGATCCTGGGCAAGGCCGAGACCGAGGTCCTGGATGTGGAGCGCCAGTATGCGGATGGCCTCATCACCTCCGGTGAGAAGTACAACAAGGTCGTGGACATCTGGTCCAAGGCCACCGATGAGGTGGCCAAGGAGATGATGACCGAGATGGCGGTGGACTTTGTCCGCAACCGCTCCAATGAGCTGGTGGAAACGCCGAGCTTCAACCCGATCTTTATCATGGCCGATTCCGGCGCCCGGGGCAGCAAGGATCAGATCCGGCAGCTGGCCGGGATGCGGGGACTCATGGCCAAGCCTTCCGGGGCGATCATCGAATCGCCCATCAAGGCCAACTTCCGGGAAGGTCTGTCGGTCCTGGAGTACTTCATCTCCACGCACGGCGCGCGCAAGGGTCTGGCAGACACCGCCCTCAAGACAGCCAACTCCGGCTACCTCACTCGGCGCCTGGTGGATGTGGCCCAGGACTCGACCATCATTGAGGATGACTGCGGCACCCTGAACGGCATCGTCATGGAGCCGCTCATTGAGGGAGGCGAGATCATCCAGCCGGTGGGGGATCGCATTCTGGGCCGGGTGGCCCTGGAGGATGTGGTCGATCCTTTCACCGGCAAGGTGTTGGTGCACACCAACGAGCAGATCACCGAGGACGCGGTACGGGCCATTGACGAGGCCGGCATCGATCGGATTCTCATCCGCTCGGTGTTGACCTGCCGCTCCAAGCGGGGGGTTTGCGTCAAGTGCTACGGCCGTGACCTGGGCCGCGGCCACATGGTGAACATCGGGGAGGCCATCGGCATCATCGCGGCCCAGTCCATCGGCGAGCCGGGGACCCAGCTGACCATGCGCACCTTCCACATCGGCGGCACGGCAAGCCGGCGGGTGGAGCAGGCCGAGGTGCGGACCCGACACGGCGGGGTCGTCAAGTACGTGAACATCCACTTTGTTCGCAACCTGCTGGGCAAGATGGTGGTCATGAACCGGAACGGCGAGATCTCGCTTCTCGGCCCCCACGGTCGGGAGCGGGAGCGTTATCCCCTCAACTACGGGGCACAGCTTCTGGTGGAAGACGGCAGCAGCGTCGAGCCCAACACCCTCCTGGCCGATTGGGACCCATACACCATCCCCATCGTCTGCGAGGTGGGAGGTCGGGTCAAGTACGGTGACGTGCTGGAAGGGGTCACCATGCAAGAGAAGGTCGACCCGGTCACCGGCAAGTCCAGCAAGGTGATCATCGAGGCTCGGGGCGCGGCTGCCGGCCAGCTCAACCCCCGCATCTCGCTGAAAGACGACGGCGGTCGCACGGTGCGGATTGCCGAGGGCATGCTCATGGCCCGTTATCCCCTGCCGGTGGGCGCTATCATCTCCGTGAACGAGGGCGAGCCGGTGGAGCCGGGCACGGTTATCGCCAAGATCCCCCGGGAGACCACCAAAACCAAGGATATCACCGGCGGTCTGCCCCGCGTGGCCGAACTCTTCGAGGTCCGCAAGCCCAAGGAGCACGCGGTCATTACCGATATCGACGGTCGGGTGAGCTTTGGCAAGGACGTCAAAGGCAAGAAGCGGGTGATCATCACGCCGGAGATCGGTGAGGCCCGGGAATACCTCATCCCCAAGGGCAAGCACGTCTCGGTCCATGAGGGCGACTACGTCAAGGCCGGTGAGGCGCTCATCGACGGCTCGCCGAACCCCATCGACATCCTTCGGGTTCTGGGGGTCAAGGAGCTGGCCAAATTCCTGGTCAACGGCATCCAGGAGGTCTACCGTTTGCAAGGCGTCAAGATCAACGACAAGCATATTGAGGTGATCGTGCGCCAGATGCTGCGTCGGGTCCAGATTACCCGGGTTGGGGACAGCGGCTTCATGCTCGGGGAGCAGGTGGAGTGGTGGCGCTTCGAGGAGGAGAACGAGACCATTCTCCAGGCAGGCGGCCGGCCCGCCGAGGCAGAGCCGCTCCTGCTGGGGGTTACCAAGGCCTCCCTCTCCACGGACAGCTTCATCTCCGCTGCCTCCTTCCAGGAGACCACCAAGGTGCTCACCAATGCCGCGGTGGCCGGCAAGATGGATACCCTGGAGGGGCTGAAGGAGAATGTGATCATGGGCCGTTTGATTCCTGCCGGTACCGGTGTCGAGCGCTACCGGATCGCCGAGGGGTGA
- the rpoB gene encoding DNA-directed RNA polymerase subunit beta: protein MIKPIRVRKNFAKTMPIMEPPHLIEMQRTSFESFLQMKVPPEDRENKGLEAVFRSVFPISDFNDACSLEYVRYAFGEPKYSVDECMQRGMTYEVPVKITVRLVAYNVDAETGVKSIRDIKEQEVYLGSIPLMTKTGVFVINGTERVIVSQLQRSPGLFFSHDAGRTHSSGKLLYSARLIPVRGSWIDFEFDSKDILYVRIDRRRKFPVTTFLKALGFRAHELLHLYYQTDTIQADGEHLRKVLQPERLVGQKAPQDLVHPTTGEVIVKKNRKISRTMAARLAEAGIDSVEVDAESLVGKIVATDLAHPVSGERIVGCNEPLTANGLQAIRAAGIASLDLLSIDGIRVSDSFQRTLALDRANTPEEALVEIYRRLRPSSPPTLEVASTFFNNLFFNPDTYDLSEVGRYKLREKLGLDVPISHRVLTREDIIEAVRQLLRLKDEQGPIDDIDHLGNRRVRTVGELVENQYRVGLVRMERAIKERLSLQEVEALMPHDLINPKPVSSAIKEFFGTSQLSQFMDQTNPLSEVTHKRRLSALGPGGLSRERAGFEVRDVHPTHYGRICPVETPEGPNIGLIVSLATYARINPFGFIETPYQLVSDRKVTSEVRFMTATDEAGHSIAPAKVRTDKAGKIIEETLFYRVEGEVTMGSAESLSCKDVSPNQLVSVAASLVPFLENDDANRALMGSNMQRQAVPLLVSSAPLVGTGLELTVARDSGVCLLAGGEGVVEESDANRVVVRYDQPGTDGFSTGVAVYRLNKYKKSNQNTCFNQIPRVLPGTLVKKGDVLADGPSCERGELALGQNVTVAFMPWNGYNFEDSILISERLVQDDVFTSIHIEEFDIVARDTKLGREEITRDIPNVGEEALRNLDESGIVRIGAEVRPGDTLVGKVTPKGETQLSPEEKLLRAIFGEKAGDVKDTSLRVPPGVQGIVIDTKVFSRRGVEKDERAQAIEDAEVARLRLDQEDEVRCLRKGVRNRLQQILMGRTLREDLRDGAGKIVLRSGAAITATALTGLSIQALRDLEWDGRDEQEQDLQNLVDRYHEQVRGVEAEFEARIGRLRKGDDLPPGVIKMVKVYVATKRKLAVGDKMAGRHGNKGVVSRVLPVEDMPYFEDGAPVDLVLNPLGVPSRMNVGQVLETHLGLAARQLGQQLQRLAEGFQASAVRQKLKAIYAPAEYQALGGDKSDEEILELCQELGTGLHMASPVFDGASEDEIRRLLVESGSSEMGQVTLYDGLTGEPFDNKVTVGVMYMLKLHHLVDDKIHARSTGPYSLVTQQPLGGKAQFGGQRLGEMEVWAMEAYGAAYSLQEFLTVKSDDVSGRTKMYEKIVKGNNFLESGLPESFHVLVKELQGLCLDVDLGD from the coding sequence ATGATCAAGCCCATCAGAGTCCGGAAGAACTTCGCCAAGACCATGCCCATCATGGAGCCGCCGCATCTCATCGAGATGCAGCGCACGTCCTTCGAGAGCTTCCTGCAGATGAAGGTGCCGCCGGAGGACCGAGAGAACAAGGGATTGGAGGCTGTATTCCGCAGCGTTTTTCCCATTAGTGATTTCAACGACGCCTGTTCTCTGGAGTATGTACGCTACGCCTTTGGTGAGCCCAAGTACTCGGTGGACGAGTGCATGCAGCGGGGCATGACCTACGAGGTGCCGGTGAAGATCACCGTTCGCCTGGTGGCCTACAACGTGGACGCGGAAACCGGTGTCAAGAGCATCCGGGACATCAAGGAGCAGGAGGTCTACCTGGGCAGCATCCCGCTCATGACCAAGACCGGGGTCTTCGTGATCAACGGCACGGAGCGGGTGATTGTCAGCCAGCTGCAGCGCTCCCCCGGCCTTTTCTTTTCGCACGACGCCGGCCGCACCCACTCCTCCGGCAAGCTCCTGTACTCGGCGCGGCTGATTCCGGTTCGGGGCTCTTGGATCGACTTCGAGTTCGACTCCAAGGACATCCTTTATGTGCGCATCGACCGGCGGCGCAAGTTTCCGGTCACCACCTTCCTGAAGGCACTGGGCTTTCGGGCGCACGAGCTGTTGCACCTCTATTACCAGACCGACACCATCCAGGCGGATGGAGAGCATCTCCGCAAGGTACTCCAGCCGGAGCGGCTGGTGGGCCAGAAGGCGCCCCAGGACCTGGTGCACCCCACCACCGGGGAAGTGATCGTCAAGAAGAACCGTAAGATCAGCCGCACCATGGCCGCCCGCCTTGCTGAGGCGGGAATCGATTCTGTCGAGGTGGATGCCGAAAGCCTGGTGGGCAAGATCGTGGCCACCGACCTTGCGCACCCGGTGTCCGGGGAGCGGATCGTCGGCTGCAACGAGCCCTTGACCGCCAACGGCCTCCAGGCCATCCGGGCGGCGGGTATCGCCAGTCTGGACCTCTTGTCGATCGATGGCATCCGGGTGTCCGATTCCTTCCAGCGTACCCTGGCCCTGGACCGGGCCAACACCCCGGAAGAGGCCCTGGTGGAGATCTATCGCCGCTTGCGGCCATCAAGCCCGCCCACCCTGGAGGTGGCCTCCACCTTTTTCAACAACCTGTTCTTCAATCCGGACACCTATGATCTGTCCGAGGTGGGCCGTTACAAACTGCGGGAAAAGCTGGGGCTTGACGTGCCCATCAGCCACCGCGTGCTGACCAGGGAAGACATCATTGAAGCGGTGCGGCAGCTGTTGCGTCTGAAGGACGAGCAGGGGCCCATCGACGATATCGACCACCTTGGCAACCGCCGGGTCCGCACGGTGGGCGAGCTGGTGGAGAACCAGTACCGGGTCGGACTGGTGCGCATGGAGCGTGCCATCAAGGAGCGTCTCAGCCTGCAAGAGGTGGAGGCTCTGATGCCCCATGACCTCATCAATCCCAAACCGGTTTCTTCGGCCATCAAGGAATTCTTCGGCACCAGCCAGCTATCCCAGTTCATGGACCAGACCAACCCGCTGTCGGAGGTCACCCACAAGCGCCGGCTGTCGGCGTTGGGGCCCGGCGGTCTGTCCAGGGAGCGGGCGGGATTCGAGGTCCGGGACGTTCATCCCACCCATTACGGCCGGATCTGTCCGGTGGAAACACCGGAAGGGCCCAACATCGGTCTGATCGTCTCCCTGGCCACTTATGCCCGGATCAATCCCTTCGGCTTCATTGAGACCCCCTACCAGTTGGTATCCGACCGCAAGGTCACCAGCGAAGTACGGTTCATGACCGCCACCGACGAGGCGGGGCACTCCATCGCCCCCGCCAAGGTCCGGACCGACAAGGCGGGGAAGATCATTGAGGAGACCTTGTTCTACCGGGTGGAGGGCGAAGTGACCATGGGCTCCGCCGAGAGCCTCAGCTGCAAGGACGTCTCGCCCAACCAGCTGGTCTCGGTGGCGGCATCCCTGGTGCCGTTCCTGGAAAACGACGATGCCAACCGCGCTCTTATGGGCTCCAACATGCAGCGCCAGGCAGTGCCACTGCTGGTTTCGTCAGCCCCCCTGGTGGGCACGGGGCTCGAGCTGACCGTGGCAAGGGATTCAGGGGTCTGCCTCCTGGCCGGCGGAGAAGGTGTGGTCGAGGAGTCGGACGCCAACCGGGTGGTGGTGCGCTACGACCAGCCCGGCACGGACGGCTTTTCCACGGGTGTTGCCGTCTACCGGCTGAACAAATACAAGAAGTCCAATCAGAACACTTGCTTCAATCAGATTCCTCGGGTGCTGCCCGGCACGTTGGTCAAGAAGGGAGACGTGTTGGCGGACGGGCCATCGTGCGAACGGGGGGAGCTTGCCCTGGGCCAGAACGTCACCGTCGCCTTCATGCCCTGGAACGGCTACAACTTCGAGGACTCCATACTCATCAGCGAGCGCCTGGTCCAAGACGATGTCTTCACGTCCATTCATATCGAGGAGTTTGACATCGTAGCCCGGGATACCAAGCTGGGGCGGGAAGAGATCACCCGCGACATCCCCAACGTCGGAGAGGAGGCCCTGCGCAATTTGGACGAATCCGGCATCGTCCGCATCGGTGCCGAGGTGCGTCCTGGCGACACCCTGGTGGGCAAGGTAACCCCCAAGGGTGAGACCCAGCTCTCCCCGGAGGAAAAGCTCCTGCGGGCCATCTTCGGCGAAAAGGCCGGAGACGTCAAAGACACCTCCCTGAGGGTGCCGCCAGGGGTGCAAGGCATCGTCATCGACACCAAGGTGTTTTCCCGCCGGGGCGTGGAGAAGGATGAGCGGGCCCAAGCCATTGAAGATGCCGAGGTGGCACGGCTGCGGCTGGACCAGGAAGACGAGGTGCGCTGCCTGCGCAAAGGGGTGCGCAACCGCCTGCAGCAGATCCTGATGGGTCGGACGTTGCGGGAAGACCTCCGGGATGGGGCGGGCAAGATCGTTCTGCGATCCGGCGCCGCGATCACCGCGACCGCGCTGACCGGGCTTTCCATCCAGGCCCTGCGGGATCTGGAATGGGATGGCCGGGATGAACAGGAGCAGGATCTGCAGAACCTCGTGGACCGGTACCACGAGCAGGTGCGGGGCGTGGAGGCCGAGTTTGAGGCCCGGATCGGCCGGTTGCGCAAAGGGGATGACCTGCCCCCCGGCGTGATCAAGATGGTCAAAGTCTACGTGGCCACCAAGCGCAAACTGGCGGTGGGCGACAAGATGGCTGGCCGCCATGGCAACAAGGGCGTCGTTTCCCGGGTGCTGCCGGTGGAGGACATGCCCTATTTTGAAGATGGAGCGCCCGTGGACCTTGTCTTGAATCCCCTGGGCGTGCCATCGCGCATGAACGTCGGTCAGGTGCTGGAGACCCATCTCGGCCTGGCCGCCCGGCAGCTGGGTCAGCAGTTGCAGCGCCTGGCCGAGGGCTTCCAGGCCAGTGCCGTGCGGCAGAAGCTGAAGGCCATTTACGCCCCGGCCGAATACCAGGCCCTGGGCGGCGACAAGTCTGACGAGGAGATCCTGGAGTTGTGCCAGGAGCTGGGGACTGGCCTCCACATGGCGAGTCCGGTGTTCGATGGTGCATCCGAGGATGAAATCCGGCGCCTTCTGGTGGAATCCGGCTCCTCGGAGATGGGCCAGGTGACCCTCTACGACGGTCTCACCGGCGAGCCCTTCGACAACAAGGTGACGGTGGGAGTGATGTACATGCTGAAGCTTCACCATTTGGTGGACGACAAGATCCATGCCCGATCCACCGGTCCGTACTCGCTCGTCACCCAACAGCCTCTGGGCGGCAAGGCCCAGTTCGGGGGCCAGCGGCTGGGCGAGATGGAGGTCTGGGCCATGGAGGCCTACGGCGCGGCTTATTCCTTGCAGGAGTTCCTCACCGTCAAGTCCGACGACGTGAGCGGCCGCACCAAGATGTACGAGAAGATCGTCAAAGGGAACAACTTCCTGGAATCCGGGCTGCCGGAGTCCTTCCACGTGCTGGTCAAGGAGCTGCAAGGGCTCTGTCTGGACGTGGATCTGGGAGACTAA
- the rplL gene encoding 50S ribosomal protein L7/L12 encodes MSITKEDVVSFIANMTVLELSQLVKELEEKFGVTAAAPMAMPMMGLPGAGAAEAAAPVEEKTEFDVILTAAGDKKINVIKEIRAITSLGLKEAKDLVEGAPQTVKEGISKAEAEDIKKKIEAAGGSVEIK; translated from the coding sequence ATGTCGATCACCAAGGAAGACGTTGTCAGCTTTATCGCCAACATGACGGTGCTGGAGCTCTCGCAGCTGGTCAAGGAGCTGGAGGAGAAGTTCGGAGTCACCGCGGCGGCGCCCATGGCCATGCCAATGATGGGCTTGCCGGGCGCGGGCGCAGCCGAGGCGGCGGCACCGGTGGAGGAGAAGACCGAGTTCGATGTGATCCTGACCGCGGCTGGTGACAAGAAGATTAACGTCATCAAGGAGATCCGCGCCATCACCAGCCTGGGTCTGAAGGAGGCCAAGGACCTCGTGGAGGGTGCCCCCCAGACCGTGAAGGAAGGGATTTCCAAGGCTGAAGCCGAGGACATCAAGAAAAAGATCGAGGCGGCCGGGGGCTCGGTGGAAATCAAGTAG